One window of the Camarhynchus parvulus chromosome 2, STF_HiC, whole genome shotgun sequence genome contains the following:
- the MRPL36 gene encoding 39S ribosomal protein L36, mitochondrial, translating into MLSLLVRAAATAAPLRSLCRSPLCSLAPWGRAAGLPAACPSWAPPPWRAPRGLLAVPPPPGPPPPAGLKTKTALRRRCKDCYIVRRRGRLYVCCKSNPRHKQRKG; encoded by the coding sequence ATGCTGTCCCTCCTGGTCAGGGCCGCCGCCACGGCCGCCCCGCTGCGCTCGCTGTGCCGCTCGCCCTTGTGCTCGCTGGCCCCGTGGGGACgggcggcggggctgcccgCGGCCTGTCCGAGCTGGGCCCCGCCGCCGTGGCGGGCGCCCCGCGGGCTGCTGGccgtgccgccgccgcccgggccgccgccgcccgccggccTGAAGACGAAGACGGCGCTGAGGAGGCGCTGCAAGGACTGCTACATCGtgcggcggcgcgggcggctcTACGTGTGCTGCAAGAGCAACCCCCGGCACAAGCAGCGCAAGGGGTAG
- the NDUFS6 gene encoding NADH dehydrogenase [ubiquinone] iron-sulfur protein 6, mitochondrial has product MAAPAATFRWLLPRSRPLLARPGLAAAAAARPYGVRASDTGELVTHTGQVYDEKDYRRVRFVGRQKEVNKNFAIDLIAEQPVSQVESRVISCDGGGGALGHPKIYINLDKETKTGTCGYCGLQFKQKHH; this is encoded by the exons ATGGCGGCGCCCGCCGCGACCTTCCGCTGGCTGCTGCCGCGGAGCCGCCCGCTGCTGGCCCGCCCGGGGCTGgctgccgccgctgctgccCGGCCCTACGGTGTGCGGGCCTCCGACACCGGCGAGCTGGTGACGCACACCGGGCAG GTATATGATGAGAAGGATTATAGAAGAGTTAGATTTGTTGGACGACAAAAGGAG GTGAACAAGAATTTTGCTATCGATTTGAtagcagagcagcctgtgagTCAAGTTGAAAGCAGAGTGATATCGTGCGATGGTGGTGGTGGAGCTTTGGGACATCCCAAAATATACATAAACTTG GACAAAGAGACAAAGACTGGAACATGTGGATACTGTGGACTTCAGTTTAAACAGAAGCATCACTGA